The Archocentrus centrarchus isolate MPI-CPG fArcCen1 chromosome 24, fArcCen1, whole genome shotgun sequence DNA segment aaaaactgttatAAAACTATTTTAAGTCATGGCGAACTTTGTAAAGACATTTGTGCAGATTTGTAATTATTTACAAGACCCCCAACTTGTAGCGAGGTTTCAAAATTTCTGCGGCGTTAAAGGGACATTTCCGGATAAATCGACCACACCGGACAGCGGGGGGTCGGAACCGGACCGTCCCGGGTTGAGGAAGAGGGTCCAGCAGAGCGCACAGAGCTCAGATGCAGGTGTTGGGAATGGAGCAGCCGGAGATGGCCCCATACCGCAAGTTAACGGGACGCTGGTCGACGATACCGCCGAGCCCGatggctcctcctcctcctcatcagctgcagcagactCAGAAACCACCATAGCAAAACCCCTCCGGAGGAACTCACTGACCGGGGATACCGGTCAGGAGTTCCTGATCCACAACAAGTTTCTGTTTTACCTGTTCACCTTTGGCACTGAGCTGGGCAACGAGATGTTCTTCATCGCCTTCTTCCCTTTCCTCTTCTGGAACATCGACGCCCTGGTTAGCCGGAGACTCATCGTGGTCTGGGCCTGGAACCTGTTCGTGGGACAGTCCACCAAGGACATGATCCGCTGGTCCCGACCGGCCTCTCCCCCTGTGGTAAAGGTGGAGGTCTTCTACAACTCCGAGTACAGTATGCCCTCCACGCACGCCATGACGGGCACGGCCCTGCCTTTCTGTCTCTTCATGCTGACCTACGGACGGTGGCaggtgagtgtatgtaaacagGCCAGGTGCTTTATGcacttaaaataaaaaggtaaTAAATATGTAGTCAGAGTTTGTCACACCCCAGAAGAAGAAAATCCAAATAATTAGTaactaaaactttaaaattaatGTAGTAGAGTAAGTGCTTTAGCTTCACAATGCATGCTGCAAATGTCAAATCTAGAAAGAGACAGAGTGGCTGAGGTTATATTTTAGATGATAAGATATTtacaaactaaacaaacagTTTGTCTGCATATGGAGAGCTTTCATCTTAGCTTCTTCTTAATTCAGTGGTGTAATCAAGTgcctccatagtgtagtggtttacacatttgcctaacaagcaaaagctgCTCTGGGAGGAggcacaaatccctttgggattTCATcaagaagggcatctggtgtaaaagctctgccaaatcaaacgtgGTGCAACCTGCTggggtgaccccttgtgaacaAGGGAGCACCTGAAATGATGTGgtgttcttgtttttaattcagtggTGCAGTCACTGTGTAAACCGTTGGTGGATGGGAGCAGGTAAATATCTTGCAGTTAAAGCATCTCAGCAGGCGTTTTAATGAGTTGTTAttttaatgtggaaaaaaaaaattgttctgtCCCAGAATGTGCCTTTGGATGTTCACTGTGCATGGTGGTAAGCATGATCAGTCCGCATAAAATTGTGATTAATGCAGTTAAAATTACAGAGAGACTCCAGTACAGTCTGATCCTCCATAATAAAACTGAGATCCCAGTAGTCCCAGCTTCATAGCAGAGTTTTCAAGGCCCAATCCACGCAATGGCTTTCCTCTGGCTCAACCTCTCTGGAGGGCACCAAAAAAATCCTCTGTACAGGAACAGCCCTGAACAGAATGCATACACTTTGCATGCACACTGTAGCACCCCTGGAAGTGTTAATCCACACTGTTTATATAGAAATATTATGTTTGACTAAAAGGTGCTATTTAATACATCTGCTGGTCAAAGAGAATGTGTGACTCtgtaaatgtctttaaaacaaccacaatgTTTAGTGATATTTCTATTTCTTATCTGAATCTGTCATATGAGATCAGTACATATGTCTGTATTGTGTAAAGTGGAGATTACGGTTCAGTGTTGGCAGCTTTAGACGGCCTGTCTCCCCACAGAAGAGCGTCTGTCAGATGCaggcagtgtcaaaaatatgtggtaCAACTGgtctgtgggctactcttgtttgtgctgttgttggtccatcaGTCAGCCGTGGTGAACAGTGAAGTTGtaacatacaaagagctgaagagaaacagactcttgaaacaatgaaaagtgtccactgcagctattgtctgtttttcatcccacaatttatttatttagaaatcTTTTTATGGGTTTTTGCTCGTCTCCCATTTCTGGTGAACTCCGCTGTCACTCTTCTCCCTGTTCTGGCCCAtttgtcaaccaatcagcattcagcTGAAGCACAGTGTCATCCACATCAAGCACCATGCAGTtgggattttggaggactgcacaggAGCATGTTTGCATTGGTTGAAAACCCCTCTCCACAGGCAAATACCTCTGCAAACAGACACAATTGTTGTATCATAAATTATGCCTTAAGTGTTACTTTCACCTCTATAGTGGAGATCTTTTTGGTTCAGAATGACCTTCGAGGGGGTGACTGCATACATAGGCATGTTTGATCTGCACATATTCAAGGCAAAGAGCATTTTCCAGTCCTGGTGACTTTGCTTTGCAAGGGctaatttctttccttttttttaatttttttgccaAATTCCCTTATATGATGGTGAAATGCTGCATAAGCATGATTTGCTGCTGTTTCGCTTCTTTTTGTGTCAGGATGACACTTGGTGAacttctcattttgttttccaCTGGGGGAGGGGTGcacatttttgaatattttgagGGCAAATGTCAAATATTAGTTGGCTTTACTTTAAATATGGTATTAATACACAGCTTTTCTTTATATAAGCTTTCCTTTATATGCCATCACAAAGGATttacaaatgtgaaatttctaaGGCATGCCCTTTGAACACTAGTGCaaagactcttcttcttaacgTTGCCTTAGATTCCAAAGATCTAATGTTAACATCGACATTAGGGCTGCAGCTGTTGATCAAGTATTCTGTCAGTGTTATGTCAATCTCAAATGCAATAAGGTATACATACAACCTAAACTAAGGCATAAAGTTAAATAGCCTTTACTCAGTCTTCTTGGAAGGTTTTCTTACATCAGTAGGAAGCAAAACAAGAGATCTGACAGTGTTGTATCTCCTGGATTAGGtaaatttggtgtgtgtgtgtgtgtgtgtgtgtgtgtgtgtgtgtgtggtcgtGCATGTGCATGCGTGCGCGCCTGCATGTTTACGTGTGCTAGTGAGTGAGTcagtatgtgtgtctgtaagcCTTAAAAGGAGCATGAAGAAAAGTGAGCATACCAGCATTCTCAGAACTGGGGTGTGTCCTGTGCTTTAATACAATGTTTTCAACAGACGTTCTGATGGTGTACATGATAAAAAtttatgttaataataattcagtgtccagCCCAAGAGCCCCAGGTCAGTGGCCCAGAGCTTTACTGGCctcatgtattttttaaataaaaattttcacTTGCCTGTGAAAGAAaagcttttatatttttatatatatttgaaaaaaaaaaaaccagctccgcctctttgcggtCCGCCATGTATGTAGACAGACTCCGGCTTCACGTTAAACTGTGATAACATCGTCTTCACAACTGCTGTTTTGTTATCAGGCCTTTTGTTGATAAAGTCGGGGCTGCATGGACTTAAATGTTCTAATACttttttattcacacacatgGTCCTAAATAGTATCGCAGGTTTATTTTTAGTTGcaaatgtgggtgaaatgctGGTGCTTACATGGTGACACCTGAGCGCAACTGAATTTGTGAATTAAACATAGCATTGAAGCAAAATATTTGCATTGaggatttattttataattgacTTACTCAAGTTACTCGAATCATTGCTGCTCTAATGTAAAGACTGTTTTTCATGTTGCCTTAGATTTCAAAGGTCCAAACCCACAGAAAGCGCAGCttactttcattttttatttttgtgcctGGACACTCTGTGTCAAAGAGGTTCAGCTGGCCAGTCTGACTGAAGGACTGAAAAAGCACTGGCTGCCTTTTAAATCCCAGTTAATCCTCTGTGAGCATTACATTTGTGCCCCATATAAGACATTCAATAAGTGGACCAACAGGTTGTATCAGAGGTTCATGTAAGGAGAGAGAAggaagcttcttttttttttttttaatttaaataaacaatgacTTATTGTTTGatcatataaaaacaaaaggaagtaTTGAATTCTACTCGGGAGGAGACAGTGTTGAAGTTGTCGTGTGATTGAATCTGTTCTCTGGGAAAGTGGGTGGGGAAGATTAGTTCAACTCGACAACTTTTTTTTCAACTTAATCCACTGCCTGCATACGCCAGTTAAAATTGTGTTtaacttaaaacacaacaatgaacaCAGCTACAAATGTGTCTTAATGCTGTGAACGGGTTATGATCAATCAGTAAATTACCaaaaaagaaattaactctGCCCCAAAACAGATAAGACAGCGACTCTTAAATCCATCTTTTATGATTAATTAGAGACCCAAACTACAGTTAATGCTTACCTAATCTTTCTTTCATTTGGAAAGGTAAGACTATTACCCTTCTCTTTCATATGCCTCACTACTTTTTCCAGCCTGCACAGTGATGCAGTATCACAAACCTAAACAAATGAAGGAAACATTGTAACAGGGGTCCTTTTAAGTTTCTCTTCTTAAAATGTTGCAGCGTTGATCTGTAGTAATAGCTGTAATGCATAATGGCACATGCCAGAGACAAAAACACGAGTTGTCAAAGAATCTGTGGTCACTGCATGTGGCCTGCATCGTTGAGCAAtggcagagacagaaaaaggaaGTAAGGAACCAAGACAGGCAGGATATAAGGGGAGTTTTGGCAGAGAGATAAAAAGTagggaaagagagagcgagGTCTCCCACCAGGGAGGAAGCGCTCAGCACCTGAATAGTTTTTGTTGTCGATGTACACCTGCACTCAGGCCTTGAACTGAATAAATGCAGCTGTGTGTACTGCGTGAACTTTTTCAGTGTCATTAAGTTGCTGCAGTGTCAGGACTTTAAAGGAAGATGTGAAATATTTCAGAGAAGCTGGTTACAAAAGATAAGATGTACACCATAAAGCACTTTCAAGGTTGATTTGGAGGGTTATCTAAATGTATAAACCACAAGTTGGCTGATAGCCAGTGCCAATGTTTTTgcaattttgtttttggtgttatTTATTCTCCCCTCTTGTGCTAGAGAAACACAGGAAGCCTCAATATCAGAATAGCTCAGCTGCTATAAAGATGTTCAGCTTTTCTTCATACTATTTTTCAAACATTTAGCCAAGCCAATATTAATATGGCACGACAgatacagggttctagccagtaaTAAAATTCACAGCCCGGTGGTATCGGTCGCcggagtgggggtgggggctgctcatgtagaaaagcgctatgagAACcagaccatttaccatttacaatcAGGTCACTGTACTCTCACAATACTTGAGTTTACACTTGGAAAAGTGACAAGGATCTCACTGGCTTCAGTTCTCACCAGTGTCCTGTTACTCAGCAAATGCTGGTGGTAAACAGATCCCTCAGCATTGTGGTCACTGTGAGCGTGCAGATGTTAGTATTCAGCTCCACGCACTGCTGTGCCAAAGTGCAGGCTGACGGAGCTGCGAGCATGGCCGGAGACTTTGACTTGATTTCACAACCTGCTTTCAGTGACCTTTGTATCAGTTTCTTTGAGAACATATATCAGCCAAATACAGTATGATTAATGTGCTGATCACAGTAGTTCTTAGAGCTGTTATTTCTTCTGACAGTAAACAGCCCGGGTGACTTAACGTCAATTGAGCATATTGCTGTTGTAATATATGTATTGATCTGAACAGCTTCTTGCTGCTTTGTGGCCgtaagataattaaaaaaaaaaaaaaagtcctccaGATGTACTGCATGAGGCTGCTCTGTTCCACAAAGTCTACATGTTTTTGAGTGTCTTCAGGCATCTTTCCAACTTTTTAATGCAGCGTTCTGCTTTCTCTTACAGTATCCTTTCCTCTTGGGCTTCTGTGTGGCTCTCAGCTGGAGTGTCCTGGTCTGTGTAAGCCGAGTGTACATGGGGATGCACTCTGTTCTGGTAAGCAGGTGCAGTCTTTAACATGAAATGAATATTTTCTCACtgaaataataagaaaataaagtgATGATCCTCATCCCGGATCTTTTACTTCCATTATGACTTGCAGCCTTTTATACTGCAGTCCCACTTCAGCCTGAACCTGGTCAAATGTAAAACTTCAGGGAAGCAAAATACATTTCCGAGAACTTCCAGTGTCAgtgatttcattcatttgtgCCTCACGTGTTGTAAGAGCAGATGTACAGTACCTGCTGTGAGCTGTCTGTGTCTATGAAATCACTTGTGcgcatattttaattttctgagtGCAGCGGTTCCAGTGAGAGCAGCTGTCAGACCAGCTTTAGTGTAAAATTTCTCTAAAGCCACAAACAAGTTCTCAAGTATTTTTTTCAACTGTTAATATCAAATTAACTGATTTCTGATTACTTAATACGCTTCCTACTATATGTAACTTAAGTAATTAGAAAAGACGTGTAGCTCATTAAATGCAAGTAATCCCACAGAGGATTTAGTGATAAACTTTTAATACCATTTCCTGGATTTATTTATATCTAATTTTAATATACAGTGTTTTGACATTTCTTTGTATTCACTGAAGTGCATTAACAGGTTGATAACATAAGAATGAACTTGAAATTTatgattttaatgtaaatttatGTTAGTAGAGCcaataaacaaattaaagccctgagattagattagattctcTGACCTGAAAACCTGTGACCTGGCAGCATCTCTGAGGAGATTCTGTTTCCTCCAATGGTAACACCTGTTTCATCAGTCAGCGCCTCACCTGATCTTGATTGGACTTTTTTATGACTGGGGAAATCTGCAGCTTAGAGGAAATGTTTTGGGGAGGAAAGTGTAAGTGAAGCGCCTCCTAGGGCAGGTAGCAAGAAAGgaatttttgtttggttgtttattGGAAATGTGTACTgctattccttttttttaatgttaactcCATTATTAAGCATACATTATCAGTTTGCATTGATAGGCCTTTTTCATTACTTTAATGCAACTGAAACTGTCTTTTGCTGCTGCTTTACAATAATTTATGTCCCTGTGTTGCAGGAGGTAATCAGTGGTTTCTTGTACGCCCTCCTTGTTCTTGCCTTCTTCCAGCCAATCCTGGGAAAGATCGACAACTACTACATGATGGGCCACTATGCTCCACTTGTGATTGTCTT contains these protein-coding regions:
- the LOC115774773 gene encoding sphingosine-1-phosphate phosphatase 1-like — encoded protein: MANFVKTFVQICNYLQDPQLVARFQNFCGVKGTFPDKSTTPDSGGSEPDRPGLRKRVQQSAQSSDAGVGNGAAGDGPIPQVNGTLVDDTAEPDGSSSSSSAAADSETTIAKPLRRNSLTGDTGQEFLIHNKFLFYLFTFGTELGNEMFFIAFFPFLFWNIDALVSRRLIVVWAWNLFVGQSTKDMIRWSRPASPPVVKVEVFYNSEYSMPSTHAMTGTALPFCLFMLTYGRWQYPFLLGFCVALSWSVLVCVSRVYMGMHSVLEVISGFLYALLVLAFFQPILGKIDNYYMMGHYAPLVIVLSHVSFGLVAFSLDSWSTSRGDTAQALGTGAGAALASHVNYQLGMLLDPPLSSLPLTLPSLSISLVLRSLLRFFIGVAVILVTRMVMKALTIPFLCRLFGLPTDDVRRARQHMKVELPYRYIVYSVVGFSCVCFVPLLFRVLALA